In one window of Helianthus annuus cultivar XRQ/B chromosome 17, HanXRQr2.0-SUNRISE, whole genome shotgun sequence DNA:
- the LOC110924347 gene encoding uncharacterized protein LOC110924347 gives MVVSGLKMVVVVWGVGAKNKGGEGELSHRYIGPFNILARVGRVAYRIELPSTLDGIHNTFHVSQLRKCLADETTVVPLDDIELDEGLNYVKRPIAIKDVKVKNLRNKAVRQVFVQWQHRKGSELT, from the exons ATGGTTGTTAGTGGGTTGAAAATGGTGGTGGTAGTGTGGGGTGTTGGAGCCAAGAACAAGGGAGGAGAAGGGGAG ttgtcacatcgTTACATTGGGCCGTTTAATATATTGGCTCGAGTTGGAAGGGTTGCATATCGAATAGAATTACCATCTACACTAGACGGGATCCACAATACCTTCCATGTATCGCAATTGAGGAAGTGTCTTGCGGATGAGACAACAGTAGTGCCTCTTGATGACATCGAGTTGGACGAGGGGTTAAATTATGTCAAAAGACCAATAGCCATTAAAGACGTTAAGGTGAAGAATCTTCGCAATAAAGCCGTTAGACAAGTGTTTGTTCAATGGCAACACCGTAAGGGGTCGGAACTTACATAG